One genomic region from Amphiprion ocellaris isolate individual 3 ecotype Okinawa chromosome 20, ASM2253959v1, whole genome shotgun sequence encodes:
- the LOC111566491 gene encoding putative nuclease HARBI1, with amino-acid sequence MACPFINDPVDEGAALLRTELNIRREIVFRPRIDVLAFPDSYLFERYRFTSQSITYIHNLIRPYIHFTNHSHALTSHQMLCVALRFFANGSFLYNVGDAEHLSKATVCRTVRKVCLALKRLLPIFVVFPGHKPVRAIKEEFHRIAGFPSVIGCIDGTHIPITAPSHNEADYVNRKSIHSINVQIICDAAYIISNVEAKWPGSVHDSRIFRESNLSNRLQRGEFDGLLLGDRGYPCQPSLMTPYPDPEPGPQQNFNRAHCKTRARVEMTIGLLKARFQCLRHLRVTPERACDIIVACVVLHNIATIRGEQHPAVQFEDPDDDLIHLPAIQDGRAVRDIICNNHFGV; translated from the exons atggCATGTCCgtttattaacgatccagtagatgaaggagcTGCATTACTGCGcacagaattaaatattcgtcgggagattgttttcagaccgcgcatagatgtttTGGCGTTTCCGGACAGTTATCTTTTTGAACGGTACCGTTTCACATCACAATCCATAACctacatccacaacctaatccgtccttacattcactttaccaaccacagtcatgctctaACGTCCCATCAGATGTTGTGTGTtgcgctgcggttctttgcaaatgggagTTTTTTATACAACgtcggagatgcagagcacctCAGTAAGGccactgtatgcaggacggtcagaaaagtgtgtctggccctgaaacgacttttaccgATCTTTGTCGTTTTCCCTGGACacaaacctgtcagagccatcaaggaggagttccacaggattgcag gatttcccagtgtgattggctgcattgatggcacacacatccccatcacagctccctcacataatgaagctgattatgtgaataggaagtccattcacagcataaatgtgcag atcatatgtgatgctgcatacatcatttccaatgtggaggccaagtggccTGGGTCTGTTCATGACTCGAGGATTTTTCGAGAgtctaacctgagcaacagactgcaacgtG gagagtttgatggccttctgctgggtgacaggggttaccCATGCCAACCTAGTCTGATGACCccataccctgaccctgaaccaggcccccaacagaacttcaaccggGCTCACTGCAAGACGAGAGCCCgggtggagatgaccatagGCCTGCTGAAAGCCCGTTTCCAGTGCCTACGTCACCTCAGGGTGACCCCTGAGAgggcctgtgatattattgtggcatgtgttgttcttcataatattgccactattagaggagagcaacacccTGCCGTACAATttgaagacccagatgatgacctcatccacctgccagctatccaggatggcagagcagtcagagacatCATATGCAATAACCACTTTGGAGTTTaa
- the LOC111566502 gene encoding myc target protein 1 homolog isoform X1, producing the protein MAQNETLPILEILQSFNLGDMILAFCLSVLVGLVLGALIYVLLTWASRRQVMARITRRSKKKSGTSQACDPIGSQLGLYRSTFLSVYRQPSLEPVGPQGSKPEAETSTFRPLAKKSRPSLDMGEDTQVTEDTAASSDSTSLVPNKRHSFWLGNNGLKGFLPSQTPPPAYDRVIHAFEETCT; encoded by the exons atggcacaaaatgaaacacttcCCATTTTGGAAATACTGCAATCGTTTAATCTTG GCGATATGATTCTGGCCTTTTGTCTGTCAGTGCTGGTGGGCCTGGTGCTGGGCGCTTTGATCTACGTTCTGCTGACCTGGGCGTCGAGGCGCCAGGTCATGGCCAGGATCACCAGGCGCTCCAAAAAGAAATCTGGCACTTCACAAGCATGTGACCCCATAGGCAGCCAGCTGGGCCTCTACAGAAGCACTTTCCTAAGCGTCTACAGACAACCTTCCCTCGAGCCGGTGGGGCCTCAGGGGAGCAAACCAGAAGCAGAGACCTCCACCTTTCGGCCTCTGGCCAAGAAGAGCAGGCCCAGTCTGGACATGGGAGAAGACACCCAGGTGACCGAGGACACGGCAGCTTCGTCTGATTCAACCTCCCTGGTGCCAAACAAGAGACATTCATTCTGGCTGGGCAACAACGGACTGAAAGGATTCCTGCCCTCTCAGACGCCCCCTCCGGCATACGACCGTGTCATCCACGCCTTTGAGGAGACGTGCACTTGA
- the LOC111566502 gene encoding myc target protein 1 homolog isoform X2 encodes MILAFCLSVLVGLVLGALIYVLLTWASRRQVMARITRRSKKKSGTSQACDPIGSQLGLYRSTFLSVYRQPSLEPVGPQGSKPEAETSTFRPLAKKSRPSLDMGEDTQVTEDTAASSDSTSLVPNKRHSFWLGNNGLKGFLPSQTPPPAYDRVIHAFEETCT; translated from the coding sequence ATGATTCTGGCCTTTTGTCTGTCAGTGCTGGTGGGCCTGGTGCTGGGCGCTTTGATCTACGTTCTGCTGACCTGGGCGTCGAGGCGCCAGGTCATGGCCAGGATCACCAGGCGCTCCAAAAAGAAATCTGGCACTTCACAAGCATGTGACCCCATAGGCAGCCAGCTGGGCCTCTACAGAAGCACTTTCCTAAGCGTCTACAGACAACCTTCCCTCGAGCCGGTGGGGCCTCAGGGGAGCAAACCAGAAGCAGAGACCTCCACCTTTCGGCCTCTGGCCAAGAAGAGCAGGCCCAGTCTGGACATGGGAGAAGACACCCAGGTGACCGAGGACACGGCAGCTTCGTCTGATTCAACCTCCCTGGTGCCAAACAAGAGACATTCATTCTGGCTGGGCAACAACGGACTGAAAGGATTCCTGCCCTCTCAGACGCCCCCTCCGGCATACGACCGTGTCATCCACGCCTTTGAGGAGACGTGCACTTGA